The proteins below are encoded in one region of Rhizobium sp. 9140:
- a CDS encoding ABC transporter permease: MTLPETSQMVAGRSKGARARGRAAIVARFLVVIVTTYLGLLAVTFFIGRVIPIDPVLAVLGDRAPAHVVERVREEMGLNLPLYQQFFRYLGDALQGNFGTSVLTTNPVMTDIRRVLPATFELATLGTLIGSLIGVPLGVLAAVKRGSLIDQAVRVVGLIGYSVPIFWLALLSLLLFYAQLRWVAFPGRIDVVYEYTFTPETGLFLLDSLWQGQWDVFRDVFRHIILPASLLGYVSLAYISRMTRNFMLNELSQEYIVAARAKGLSEARIIWFHALRNAAVPLVTVIALSYASLLEGSVLTETVFAWPGIGLYITNSLQNADMNAVLGGTIVIGSIFIAINILSDILYRTLDPRTRAR; this comes from the coding sequence ATGACCCTTCCCGAAACGTCGCAGATGGTGGCCGGGCGCTCGAAAGGCGCCCGGGCGCGGGGGCGGGCGGCAATCGTCGCGCGCTTCCTCGTGGTCATCGTCACTACCTATCTCGGCCTTCTCGCCGTGACCTTCTTCATCGGCCGGGTGATCCCGATCGATCCGGTGCTCGCCGTTCTCGGCGACCGTGCGCCGGCCCATGTGGTGGAGCGGGTGCGCGAGGAGATGGGTCTGAACCTGCCGCTCTACCAGCAGTTCTTCCGCTATCTCGGCGATGCGCTGCAGGGGAATTTCGGGACGTCGGTGCTCACCACCAATCCTGTGATGACCGACATCCGTCGCGTGCTGCCGGCGACCTTCGAACTTGCAACACTGGGAACGCTGATCGGCAGCCTCATCGGCGTGCCCTTGGGGGTTCTGGCGGCGGTCAAGCGCGGCAGCCTGATCGACCAGGCGGTGCGCGTCGTCGGGCTGATCGGATATTCCGTGCCGATCTTCTGGCTGGCGCTGCTGTCGCTGTTGCTGTTCTACGCACAGCTTCGCTGGGTCGCCTTTCCCGGCCGGATCGATGTGGTCTACGAATATACCTTCACGCCGGAAACGGGGCTTTTCCTGCTGGATTCGCTCTGGCAGGGGCAGTGGGACGTGTTCCGCGACGTCTTTCGCCACATCATCCTGCCGGCAAGCCTGCTCGGCTATGTCTCTCTTGCCTATATCAGCCGGATGACGCGCAATTTCATGCTCAATGAACTGTCGCAGGAATACATCGTTGCGGCCCGGGCAAAGGGACTTTCCGAGGCGCGGATCATCTGGTTCCACGCGCTGCGCAATGCGGCCGTGCCGCTGGTCACCGTCATCGCGCTCTCCTATGCGAGCCTTCTCGAAGGCTCTGTGCTGACCGAGACGGTGTTTGCCTGGCCGGGCATCGGGCTCTACATCACCAATTCGCTGCAGAACGCCGACATGAACGCCGTGCTCGGCGGCACGATCGTGATCGGCTCCATCTTCATCGCCATCAATATCCTGTCCGATATTCTCTACCGGACGCTCGACCCGAGGACGCGCGCGCGATGA
- a CDS encoding ABC transporter permease produces the protein MTAVPSAPMSRRDWLLSDRPQSRMQARLGRAYMTWRRFSANRLALVGLGILLLLIFMAVFAGVSSPHSPVIGNLAGARLLPPGSPGYLLGTDEQGRDILSRLLHGSRLTLFVIILVAVIAAPTGLIVGAVAGYAGGWVDAVLMRITDIFLAFPKLVLALALVAALGPGIENAVLAIAVTSWPPYARIARAETMTVRNADYIAAVRLMGASPLRIVLLHVMPMCLSSLIVRITLDMAGVILTAAGLGFLGLGAQPPLPEWGAMIASGRRFILDQWWVATMPGIAILLVSLAFNLLGDGLRDALDPREAGQ, from the coding sequence ATGACGGCTGTACCCTCCGCTCCCATGAGCCGGCGCGACTGGCTTCTTTCCGACCGGCCGCAATCGCGGATGCAGGCGCGGCTCGGCCGGGCCTACATGACGTGGCGCCGGTTTTCCGCCAACCGGCTGGCGCTCGTCGGCCTCGGCATTCTCCTCCTGCTGATTTTCATGGCGGTCTTTGCCGGCGTGTCGTCGCCGCATTCGCCCGTCATCGGCAATCTCGCCGGCGCGCGTTTGCTGCCGCCCGGTTCGCCCGGATATCTACTCGGCACCGACGAGCAGGGGCGCGATATTCTTTCGCGGCTTCTGCACGGGTCCCGGCTGACGCTGTTCGTCATCATCCTCGTCGCCGTCATCGCCGCGCCGACCGGGCTTATCGTCGGCGCGGTCGCCGGCTATGCCGGGGGCTGGGTCGATGCGGTGCTGATGCGGATCACCGATATCTTCCTCGCCTTTCCGAAGCTCGTTCTGGCGCTCGCGCTCGTTGCCGCCCTCGGGCCGGGAATCGAGAACGCGGTGCTGGCCATCGCCGTTACCTCCTGGCCGCCCTATGCACGCATCGCACGGGCGGAAACCATGACCGTGCGCAATGCAGACTATATCGCCGCGGTGCGGCTGATGGGGGCGTCGCCGCTCCGCATCGTGTTGCTGCATGTCATGCCCATGTGTCTGTCGTCGCTGATCGTGCGCATCACGCTCGATATGGCAGGCGTCATCCTGACGGCCGCGGGCCTCGGCTTCCTCGGGCTCGGCGCTCAGCCGCCGCTGCCGGAATGGGGCGCGATGATCGCATCCGGCCGCCGCTTCATCCTCGATCAGTGGTGGGTGGCGACCATGCCGGGCATCGCGATCCTGCTCGTCAGCCTCGCCTTCAACCTTCTGGGCGACGGCCTTCGTGATGCCCTCGACCCGCGCGAGGCCGGACAATGA
- a CDS encoding ABC transporter ATP-binding protein: MNPLLTVEDLRVSFPTRTGLVEAVRGATFSLGRERLGIVGESGSGKSQTGRAIMGLTPPHARITAKTLNFDGIDLLKASARQRRDLRGNRVAMILQDPKYSLNPVMTIGRQIVETLRTHRKIGASEAKERAIAMLEAVQIRDAARVFDLHPHEVSGGMGQRAMIAMMLIAEPELLIADEPTSALDVTVQLDVLGILDKLVSERGMGLIFVSHDLRLVSSFCDRVIVMYAGRIVEEIAAADLRNARHPYTQGLLSCMPEIGNDRHPLPVLDRKPEWAL, encoded by the coding sequence ATGAACCCGTTGTTGACGGTCGAGGACCTGCGCGTCAGCTTCCCCACACGCACTGGGCTGGTGGAGGCGGTGCGCGGCGCGACGTTCTCGCTGGGACGCGAGCGCCTCGGGATCGTTGGCGAAAGCGGTTCGGGAAAATCCCAGACCGGACGCGCCATCATGGGGCTGACACCGCCGCATGCGCGTATCACGGCGAAGACGCTGAATTTCGACGGGATCGATCTGCTCAAGGCCTCTGCACGCCAGAGGCGCGACCTGCGCGGCAATCGCGTCGCCATGATCCTGCAGGATCCGAAATATTCGCTGAACCCGGTGATGACCATCGGCCGGCAGATCGTGGAGACCTTGCGCACGCATCGCAAGATCGGCGCCTCCGAGGCGAAGGAGCGGGCGATCGCCATGCTGGAGGCCGTGCAGATCCGAGATGCCGCACGCGTCTTCGACCTGCACCCGCACGAGGTTTCCGGCGGCATGGGACAGCGCGCGATGATCGCGATGATGCTGATCGCCGAGCCGGAGTTGCTGATCGCCGACGAGCCGACCTCCGCGCTCGACGTGACGGTGCAGCTCGATGTGCTCGGCATTCTCGACAAATTGGTGTCGGAGCGCGGCATGGGGCTGATCTTCGTCAGCCACGACCTGCGGCTGGTCTCGTCCTTCTGCGACCGGGTGATCGTCATGTATGCCGGGCGCATCGTCGAGGAGATCGCTGCCGCCGATCTGCGGAATGCGCGCCATCCCTATACGCAAGGGCTCTTGTCGTGCATGCCGGAGATCGGCAACGACCGGCATCCGCTGCCCGTGCTCGACCGCAAGCCGGAGTGGGCGCTATGA
- a CDS encoding glycosyltransferase encodes MKGTSSKGATASLLQRADAANAAHNWAEAARLYEQVLKADPTKVAIWIQLGHCRKEMGDIGSARSAYVTASELAPDQSEAYFHLAHMLRFRGDMWGGYENFLKAFEADGNPEAEKELGLMLGSEYSYPETIRMIDEVFTTEDYLELNGDIASAGVDPRLHYLLFGWKEKRSPSHIFDPWYYERQYRKYLKPGTMPLLHYVKNRSKGFRGNALSEKRWFTAKAPDSAAWDALSPAILGKKTRAVVILPVYKGYDETLASVYHALAARGDAAYSLLVINDCGPDQKLNAELARLGDKGLFDYHLSEKNRGFVQTCNHAIADLSGGLDVVLLNSDAFVFPGWFERMIAHADKDPRVATITPLSNNATLCSYPLRDKNNLLSLECTPAEMNDIAGRANAGVAVEAPTGVGFCFYMRRSVIEEIGALDPVAFKVGYGEENDFCMRSLNAGYKNLLACDVFTFHVGSVSFSSSKAENFDAGQKALLRKHPNYPALVRHHFEADPALTARRTLDRARLIDMAKGAALMVTHNWGGGIDTYLKDKATELALLGTKSLMMKVHDQHMVSFSQDDIYVPNLVDIDMRTEMAFVLQLLADLSPSRIMVNSFAGLTWEFHSALLASLSGLSAEKTLVLHDYSAITHHYQLIRPDQIYAGLPTMADLRQWALMKNPQATDPCDPDIRHAAYNAFLVDAKVESPSKASAEIFRTFFPKADIRVVPHEETWDVLPDVLPRRPDGQIRISLIGAIGSHKGSDILLALANDSRDRYLGIDYSVVGYTNNDEALTKADVEITGAYTTNEEAFIELERIQPDMIFIPSVWPETFCYTLSIALKTGVPTVVFDLGAQADRIREAGTGHILDPKLINSPTALSDALLALAETISQPGKATTTVSAEPVRKSASL; translated from the coding sequence TTGAAAGGAACATCAAGCAAAGGTGCGACAGCGTCCCTCCTGCAAAGGGCGGATGCGGCGAACGCCGCCCACAATTGGGCAGAGGCTGCGCGTCTCTATGAACAGGTCCTCAAGGCCGATCCGACGAAGGTTGCGATCTGGATCCAGCTCGGTCATTGCCGCAAGGAAATGGGCGACATCGGCAGTGCCCGCAGCGCCTACGTGACCGCGAGCGAACTGGCGCCGGACCAGTCTGAAGCCTACTTCCACCTTGCGCATATGCTTCGCTTTCGCGGCGACATGTGGGGTGGATACGAGAACTTCCTCAAAGCCTTCGAGGCCGACGGCAACCCGGAAGCCGAGAAGGAACTGGGCCTGATGCTCGGTTCGGAATATTCCTATCCGGAAACGATCCGGATGATCGACGAGGTCTTCACTACGGAAGACTATCTCGAACTGAACGGCGATATCGCATCGGCTGGCGTCGATCCGCGCCTCCACTACCTCCTGTTCGGCTGGAAGGAAAAGCGGTCTCCTTCCCATATCTTCGACCCGTGGTACTACGAGCGCCAGTACCGCAAGTACCTGAAGCCCGGCACCATGCCGCTCCTGCACTACGTCAAGAACCGCAGCAAGGGCTTTCGCGGCAATGCGCTCAGCGAAAAACGCTGGTTCACGGCAAAGGCGCCCGACAGCGCTGCGTGGGACGCCCTCTCACCGGCCATCCTCGGCAAGAAGACGCGCGCCGTCGTCATCCTCCCCGTCTACAAGGGCTACGACGAGACGCTTGCCTCCGTCTATCATGCACTCGCAGCACGCGGCGATGCGGCCTACAGCCTTCTCGTCATCAACGATTGCGGCCCGGACCAGAAGCTCAACGCAGAACTGGCCCGCCTCGGTGACAAGGGTCTGTTCGACTATCACCTGAGCGAGAAGAACCGCGGCTTCGTCCAGACCTGCAACCATGCCATCGCCGATCTCTCGGGTGGGCTGGATGTCGTGCTCCTGAACTCCGACGCCTTCGTTTTCCCCGGCTGGTTCGAGCGGATGATCGCCCATGCCGACAAGGACCCGCGCGTTGCCACCATCACGCCGCTTTCCAACAACGCGACGCTCTGCAGCTATCCGCTGCGCGACAAGAACAACCTTCTGTCGCTCGAGTGCACGCCGGCCGAAATGAACGATATCGCCGGACGTGCCAATGCGGGCGTCGCGGTGGAGGCGCCGACCGGCGTCGGCTTCTGCTTCTACATGCGCCGCTCGGTCATCGAGGAGATCGGCGCACTCGACCCCGTCGCCTTCAAGGTCGGCTATGGCGAGGAAAACGACTTCTGCATGCGCAGCCTGAATGCGGGATACAAGAACCTGCTTGCCTGCGACGTCTTCACCTTCCACGTCGGCTCCGTCTCGTTCTCCTCCTCCAAGGCGGAGAATTTCGATGCCGGTCAGAAGGCGCTGCTGCGCAAGCATCCGAACTACCCGGCGCTCGTGCGTCATCATTTCGAAGCCGATCCGGCACTGACGGCCCGCCGCACGCTGGATCGTGCGCGGCTGATCGACATGGCCAAGGGCGCCGCGCTGATGGTCACCCACAACTGGGGCGGCGGCATCGACACCTACCTGAAGGACAAGGCCACCGAGCTTGCTCTCCTCGGCACCAAGTCTCTGATGATGAAGGTGCATGATCAGCACATGGTCTCGTTCTCGCAGGACGACATCTATGTCCCGAACCTCGTGGACATCGACATGCGCACCGAGATGGCCTTCGTGCTGCAACTGCTGGCCGATCTTTCGCCGAGCCGTATCATGGTGAACTCGTTCGCCGGTCTGACCTGGGAATTTCACAGCGCCCTGCTCGCCTCTCTCTCAGGCCTCAGCGCAGAAAAGACGCTGGTGCTGCACGACTACTCGGCCATCACCCACCACTACCAGCTCATTCGCCCCGACCAGATCTATGCAGGCTTGCCGACGATGGCCGACCTGCGCCAGTGGGCTCTGATGAAGAACCCGCAGGCAACCGACCCCTGCGATCCCGACATCCGCCACGCGGCCTACAACGCGTTTCTCGTGGATGCCAAGGTGGAATCGCCAAGCAAGGCATCGGCCGAGATCTTCCGAACCTTCTTCCCGAAGGCCGATATCCGCGTCGTCCCGCACGAGGAAACATGGGACGTCCTGCCTGATGTCCTGCCGCGTCGTCCGGACGGGCAGATCCGCATCAGCCTCATCGGCGCCATCGGCTCTCACAAAGGCAGTGATATCCTGCTGGCATTGGCCAACGACTCCCGAGACCGCTATCTCGGCATCGACTACAGCGTGGTCGGCTACACCAATAACGATGAAGCCCTCACCAAGGCCGATGTGGAGATCACCGGGGCCTATACGACGAACGAGGAAGCCTTCATCGAGCTCGAGCGCATCCAGCCCGACATGATCTTCATCCCCAGCGTCTGGCCGGAAACCTTCTGCTATACCCTATCGATCGCGCTGAAGACCGGCGTCCCCACGGTTGTCTTCGACCTCGGCGCACAGGCCGATCGTATCCGCGAGGCCGGCACGGGCCATATCCTTGACCCGAAGCTGATCAACAGCCCGACGGCCCTTTCGGACGCGCTTTTGGCACTGGCCGAGACCATCTCTCAGCCCGGCAAGGCCACGACGACGGTTTCGGCAGAGCCTGTCAGGAAGAGTGCATCTCTCTGA
- a CDS encoding ethanolamine ammonia-lyase subunit EutB, translated as MTYRIIAGGTLWAFADLKQLMTKATPLRSGDVLAGVAASSAEESVAARMCLADVPLKQFLSEALIPYEVDDVTRLIMDSHDATAFRPVAHMTVGQFRDWLLTPVASPAVLSALSRGLTPEMVAAVSKLMRNQDLILVARKCRVVTRFRNTIGLAGTMAVRLQPNHPYDDKRGIAASIVDGLLYGCGDAVIGINPASDNIAVLSDLNHMLDEIVHRYDIPTQTCILTHVTSSIGMIEHGVPVDLVFQSVAGTQKTNQSFGVTLDILREGRDAALSLKRGTVGENVMYFETGQGSALSAGGHHGVDQQTCEARAYAVCRAFDPLIVNTVVGFIGPEYLADGKQIVRAGLEDHFCGKLLGVPMGCDICYTNHAEADQDDMDVLLTLLGAAGVNFVIGVPGADDIMLNYQSTSFHDQLYIREVLGLKRAPEFEAWLQRMGLTDAAGQLTHYGLDHPLLTILEAS; from the coding sequence GTGACCTATCGCATCATTGCCGGTGGAACCCTGTGGGCCTTTGCCGACCTGAAGCAGCTGATGACCAAGGCCACGCCGCTTCGCTCGGGCGATGTCCTGGCCGGGGTCGCGGCGTCGAGTGCGGAAGAAAGCGTTGCCGCTCGCATGTGTCTTGCCGACGTGCCGCTGAAGCAGTTCCTCAGCGAGGCGCTCATTCCTTACGAGGTCGATGATGTCACGCGGCTGATCATGGACAGCCATGACGCGACCGCGTTCCGGCCTGTTGCGCACATGACGGTCGGGCAGTTCCGGGACTGGTTGCTCACGCCTGTCGCGAGTCCCGCCGTTCTCTCCGCGCTATCTCGCGGGTTGACGCCCGAGATGGTCGCGGCGGTGTCAAAGCTGATGCGCAACCAGGATCTCATTCTCGTCGCGCGGAAATGTCGCGTCGTTACGCGCTTCCGCAACACGATCGGCTTGGCCGGCACGATGGCGGTGCGACTACAGCCGAACCATCCCTATGACGACAAGCGCGGCATTGCGGCCAGTATCGTCGATGGGCTGCTTTACGGCTGCGGGGATGCGGTGATCGGCATCAATCCGGCTTCCGACAACATTGCCGTGCTGAGCGACCTGAACCACATGCTGGACGAGATCGTGCACCGCTACGACATTCCCACGCAGACCTGCATTCTCACGCATGTGACGTCGTCGATCGGCATGATCGAGCATGGCGTGCCGGTCGATCTGGTGTTCCAGTCGGTGGCCGGGACGCAGAAGACCAACCAGTCGTTCGGCGTGACGCTCGACATACTCAGGGAAGGGCGCGACGCGGCGCTGTCGCTGAAGCGCGGCACCGTCGGCGAAAATGTCATGTATTTCGAGACAGGCCAAGGGTCGGCACTCTCGGCCGGTGGCCATCATGGCGTCGATCAGCAGACCTGCGAGGCCCGCGCCTATGCCGTCTGCCGCGCGTTCGATCCCCTCATCGTCAACACGGTCGTCGGTTTCATCGGCCCGGAATATCTGGCCGACGGCAAGCAGATCGTGCGGGCCGGGCTGGAGGATCACTTCTGCGGCAAGCTCCTTGGCGTACCAATGGGCTGCGACATCTGCTACACCAACCACGCCGAAGCGGACCAGGACGATATGGACGTGCTGCTGACGCTGTTGGGGGCGGCCGGCGTCAACTTCGTCATCGGCGTTCCCGGCGCAGACGATATCATGCTGAACTACCAGTCGACCTCGTTTCACGACCAGCTCTACATCCGCGAGGTTCTCGGCCTTAAGCGCGCGCCGGAGTTCGAGGCATGGTTGCAGCGCATGGGGCTGACGGACGCTGCCGGTCAACTGACCCATTATGGGCTCGACCATCCCTTGCTCACGATTCTGGAGGCGTCCTGA
- the eutC gene encoding ethanolamine ammonia-lyase subunit EutC: MAKDLQTAHAARLPENRNTALNTLTDARVGLGRVGASMPTEEVLKFAYAHARARDAVHADFNVQTLANALEAIGLKSVSVRSAAPDRMTYLRRPDLGRRLADDDRERLDALQTEGVDIGIVVADGLSATAVHVNATPFLAALLPLLHRAGLSVGPVIFVQNARVAVGDEIGALLRARLVLVLIGERPGLSSADSLGVYLTHGPLPGRSDAERNCISNIREGGLVPPLAARKAMWLVNESLRRQLSGVALKEEEAMMIGTAAEG, translated from the coding sequence ATGGCGAAGGATCTTCAAACAGCCCATGCGGCCCGTCTGCCGGAGAACAGGAATACGGCACTGAACACGCTGACGGACGCTCGTGTGGGCCTCGGCAGGGTCGGTGCGTCTATGCCGACGGAAGAGGTGCTGAAGTTCGCCTATGCGCATGCCCGCGCCCGCGATGCGGTGCATGCGGACTTCAACGTGCAGACCCTGGCGAACGCATTGGAGGCCATCGGCCTCAAGAGCGTTTCGGTCCGCAGTGCTGCACCGGATCGGATGACCTATCTTCGGCGGCCCGACCTTGGACGTCGGCTTGCCGATGACGATCGTGAGCGTCTGGACGCCTTGCAGACCGAGGGCGTCGATATCGGGATCGTCGTTGCCGACGGTCTTTCGGCAACGGCGGTGCATGTGAATGCCACGCCGTTTCTCGCCGCCCTTCTGCCGCTTCTGCACAGAGCTGGGCTATCGGTCGGTCCGGTCATCTTCGTGCAGAACGCGCGCGTGGCCGTCGGCGACGAGATCGGCGCGCTTCTGCGGGCGCGTCTCGTGCTGGTGCTGATCGGGGAGCGGCCGGGTTTGTCCTCGGCCGATAGCCTCGGCGTCTACCTGACGCATGGGCCGTTGCCCGGACGCTCGGATGCGGAGCGAAACTGCATCTCCAACATTCGCGAGGGCGGCCTCGTTCCGCCGCTTGCTGCCCGCAAAGCGATGTGGCTCGTGAACGAGTCCCTGCGGCGGCAGTTGAGCGGGGTGGCGTTGAAGGAAGAAGAAGCAATGATGATCGGCACGGCTGCCGAAGGCTGA
- a CDS encoding ABC transporter ATP-binding protein yields MKIAVSARDVTVIYEDFKALDGVSVAVEKGQSYGLVGESGSGKSTLLRAIAGLAPVASGALEVNGRTLKPRRRDKAFYRDVQMVFQDPYGSLHPRQTIDRLLQEPLAIHGISDAEARIARALDEVGLGTGFRFRYSHQLSGGQRQRVAIARALIVEPSILLLDEPTSALDASVQAEVLNLLEQIRRDRGLTFLMVSHDLGVVTHMCDQLAVMSSGRVVEHLSASDLVEGRITADYTRNLMVASKGFVRTEA; encoded by the coding sequence ATGAAAATTGCCGTTTCCGCACGCGATGTGACGGTCATCTACGAGGATTTCAAGGCGCTCGACGGTGTCAGCGTCGCGGTCGAAAAGGGGCAGTCCTACGGTCTCGTCGGCGAATCCGGTTCCGGTAAATCGACGTTGCTGCGGGCGATTGCGGGCCTTGCCCCGGTTGCCTCGGGTGCGTTGGAGGTCAACGGCCGGACGCTCAAGCCGCGTCGCCGTGACAAGGCCTTCTATCGCGACGTCCAGATGGTCTTCCAGGACCCCTACGGCTCGCTGCATCCGCGCCAGACCATCGATCGTCTGCTCCAGGAGCCGCTGGCGATCCACGGTATCTCCGACGCCGAGGCGCGGATCGCGCGGGCGCTGGACGAGGTGGGCCTGGGGACAGGATTCCGGTTCCGCTACTCGCACCAGCTCTCCGGCGGGCAGCGGCAGCGCGTGGCGATCGCCCGGGCGCTGATCGTCGAGCCCTCTATCCTGCTTCTGGACGAGCCGACATCCGCGCTCGACGCTTCGGTTCAGGCCGAAGTGCTCAATCTGCTCGAGCAGATCCGGCGCGACCGTGGCCTGACCTTCCTGATGGTCAGCCACGACCTCGGTGTCGTCACGCATATGTGCGACCAGCTCGCCGTGATGAGCAGCGGCAGGGTTGTGGAGCACCTGAGTGCGTCCGATCTCGTTGAAGGCCGGATCACTGCGGACTACACGCGGAACCTGATGGTCGCAAGCAAGGGCTTCGTCCGCACGGAGGCGTGA
- a CDS encoding methyl-accepting chemotaxis protein produces the protein MTRPSIRTSLIGIFAAIAVLTAIFSVVTLRSLSKTQAISDNVVTDVFPAVSAVKDIRIELVSMRLGYFQYLAALTPEATKKAEALLSETRLRIQHAVAVYTPYVGSDSERALLQRVTDSLAAYGKAGDDMIALAKVGNFQQANGMLESMGSIITPAETGLDELIAENTAQVTESTNLMHATSADATVLTFILIGIVSTLLIASTLYILRGIASPIRAITTAMTGLAKGDTDSAIPYAQRSDEIGQMASAVEVFRAAAVSNKELQNQAESLRRTAEADRERHSAEAERAAQARLDQATSSLADGLRRLAAGDLSFRLDVPFAPDFEALRHDLNAAVSQLDETLGAVALAADQIDNGAREVSESANDLSRRTEQQAASLEETAAALDQITANVGQSSMRTNEAREVASHANKSASRSGEVVAEAVTAMGRIEHSSSQISSIIGVIDEIAFQTNLLALNAGVEAARAGEAGRGFAVVAQEVRELAQRSAKAAKEIKDLIRNSTAEVESGVKLVRDTGDVLKMIEAHVIEINGHMEAIATSAREQSTGLAEVNIAVNQMDQVTQQNAAMVEETSAAGSTLASESARLRELISHFTLGGRSSNTHQRYAA, from the coding sequence GTGACAAGGCCATCCATCCGTACATCGCTTATCGGTATCTTCGCCGCCATCGCCGTTCTCACGGCGATTTTCTCCGTCGTGACGCTGCGGTCGCTGTCAAAAACGCAAGCGATTTCGGACAATGTCGTCACGGACGTGTTTCCAGCCGTCTCGGCCGTCAAGGATATCCGCATCGAGCTTGTGTCCATGCGGCTCGGCTATTTCCAGTATCTGGCGGCTCTGACGCCGGAAGCGACGAAAAAGGCTGAAGCCCTTCTGAGCGAAACGCGCCTCCGTATCCAGCATGCTGTGGCGGTCTACACGCCTTACGTCGGTTCCGATTCCGAGCGCGCGCTTCTGCAGCGCGTCACGGACAGCCTTGCCGCCTACGGCAAGGCCGGTGACGACATGATCGCGCTCGCCAAGGTGGGCAATTTCCAGCAGGCCAACGGTATGCTCGAATCCATGGGCAGCATCATCACGCCGGCAGAGACGGGTCTCGACGAACTGATTGCCGAAAACACCGCGCAGGTCACCGAGTCCACTAACCTCATGCATGCGACCTCCGCCGATGCGACCGTGCTGACCTTTATCCTGATCGGCATCGTCTCGACCCTTCTGATTGCCTCGACGCTCTACATCCTGCGCGGGATCGCCAGCCCGATCCGCGCGATCACGACCGCGATGACGGGCCTTGCCAAGGGCGACACCGACAGCGCCATTCCCTACGCCCAGCGCTCCGACGAAATCGGCCAGATGGCCAGCGCGGTCGAAGTCTTCCGGGCGGCAGCCGTGAGCAACAAGGAGCTCCAGAACCAGGCCGAATCCCTGCGGCGCACTGCCGAGGCCGACCGCGAGCGTCATTCGGCCGAGGCCGAACGTGCCGCGCAGGCGCGTCTCGATCAGGCGACATCGAGCCTTGCGGACGGCCTGCGCCGCCTGGCGGCCGGCGATCTCTCCTTCCGTCTCGATGTGCCCTTCGCCCCCGATTTCGAGGCTCTCCGCCACGACCTGAATGCAGCCGTCTCCCAGCTCGACGAGACGCTCGGCGCCGTTGCCCTGGCTGCCGACCAGATCGACAACGGCGCCCGCGAAGTCAGCGAAAGCGCCAACGACCTCTCGCGCCGCACCGAACAGCAGGCAGCCTCGCTCGAGGAGACGGCGGCCGCACTCGACCAGATCACCGCGAATGTCGGCCAGTCCTCCATGCGCACCAACGAGGCCCGCGAAGTGGCATCGCACGCCAACAAGAGCGCGTCCCGATCGGGCGAAGTCGTTGCCGAGGCCGTGACCGCCATGGGCCGTATCGAACATTCGTCGAGCCAGATCTCCTCGATCATCGGCGTCATCGACGAAATCGCCTTCCAGACGAACCTGCTGGCGCTGAACGCCGGCGTCGAGGCGGCGCGGGCCGGCGAAGCCGGCCGCGGCTTTGCCGTCGTCGCGCAGGAGGTCCGGGAACTCGCCCAGCGGTCGGCCAAGGCCGCCAAGGAAATCAAGGACCTCATTCGCAATTCCACGGCCGAAGTCGAAAGCGGCGTCAAGCTGGTACGCGACACCGGCGACGTGCTGAAGATGATCGAGGCGCATGTGATCGAGATCAACGGCCATATGGAGGCTATCGCCACTTCGGCCCGCGAGCAGTCGACCGGCCTTGCCGAGGTGAACATCGCCGTCAACCAAATGGACCAGGTAACGCAGCAGAACGCCGCCATGGTGGAAGAAACCAGCGCCGCCGGAAGCACGCTCGCCAGCGAAAGCGCCCGCCTGCGCGAACTGATCTCCCACTTCACCCTGGGCGGCCGCTCCTCCAACACCCACCAGCGCTACGCCGCCTAA